From Variovorax sp. PMC12, the proteins below share one genomic window:
- a CDS encoding branched-chain amino acid ABC transporter permease, which produces MNMKKISTVVYALLVLALVLAPFFGAYPVFVMKLMCFALFAAAFNLLLGFTGLLSFGHAAFLGGSAYVAGHAMKVWGLTPELGLVAGTLTGAFLGWIFGVLAIRRQGIYFAMITLALAQMMFFVALQAKFTGGEDGLQGVPRGKLFGLIDLSSDLTMYYVALVIVVAAFLLIVRTIHSPFGQVLKGIKENEPRALSLGYDVSRFKLLAFVISAALSGLAGSLKTLVLGFATLSDVHWTASGQVILMTLVGGLGTLSGPLVGSAVVVLLENKIGELGNFLARITTIDWFNTLGESVTMVTGLIFVICVLAFRKGIMGEIIAFIERRKGRVK; this is translated from the coding sequence ATGAACATGAAAAAGATATCCACCGTCGTCTACGCGCTGCTGGTGCTCGCACTGGTGCTGGCGCCGTTCTTCGGCGCCTACCCGGTGTTCGTGATGAAGCTCATGTGCTTCGCGCTGTTCGCCGCGGCCTTCAACCTGCTGCTGGGGTTCACGGGGCTGCTGTCCTTCGGGCACGCGGCGTTCCTCGGCGGCTCCGCGTACGTCGCGGGCCATGCGATGAAGGTCTGGGGCCTCACGCCCGAGCTGGGCCTGGTCGCGGGCACGCTCACCGGTGCGTTCCTGGGCTGGATCTTCGGCGTGCTGGCCATCCGCCGGCAGGGCATCTACTTCGCGATGATCACGCTGGCGCTCGCGCAGATGATGTTCTTCGTCGCGCTGCAGGCCAAGTTCACCGGCGGCGAAGACGGCCTGCAGGGCGTGCCGCGCGGCAAGCTCTTCGGCCTGATCGACCTGTCGAGCGACCTCACCATGTACTACGTGGCGCTGGTGATCGTGGTGGCCGCGTTCCTGCTGATCGTGCGCACCATCCACTCGCCGTTCGGCCAGGTGCTCAAGGGCATCAAGGAGAACGAACCGCGCGCGCTCTCGCTGGGCTACGACGTGAGCCGCTTCAAGCTGCTGGCCTTCGTGATCTCGGCCGCGCTGTCGGGCCTGGCGGGTTCGCTCAAGACGCTGGTGCTGGGTTTCGCCACGCTGTCGGACGTGCACTGGACCGCCTCGGGCCAGGTCATCCTGATGACGCTGGTGGGTGGCCTGGGCACGCTGTCGGGCCCGCTGGTGGGCTCGGCCGTGGTGGTGCTGCTGGAAAACAAGATCGGCGAACTCGGCAACTTCCTGGCGCGCATCACCACCATCGACTGGTTCAACACGCTGGGCGAGTCGGTGACCATGGTCACCGGCCTGATCTTCGTGATCTGCGTGCTGGCGTTCCGCAAGGGGATCATGGGGGAGATCATTGCGTTCATCGAGCGGCGCAAGGGGCGGGTGAAGTAG
- a CDS encoding branched-chain amino acid ABC transporter permease, protein MNISLPGLLSQLLLGLVNGSFYAILSLGLAVIFGLLNVINFAHGALFMLGAVLTWMAMEYLGINYWVMLIAAPIVIGIFGVLIERLLLRWIYKLDHLYGLLLTLGLTLLIEGVFRSVYGVSGLPYDAPDALSSATDLGFMVLPNYRAWVVVASLVVCFATWYVIEKTRLGAYLRAGTENPRLVEAFGVNVPLMITLTYAFGCALAAFAGVLAAPVIQVSPLMGQNLIIVVFAVVVIGGMGSIMGAILTGLGLGVIEGFTKVFYPEASSTVVFVIMVIVLLIRPAGLFGKEK, encoded by the coding sequence ATGAATATTTCCCTACCCGGCCTGCTGAGCCAGCTCCTACTGGGGCTGGTCAACGGCTCGTTCTATGCCATCCTGAGCCTCGGGCTGGCGGTGATCTTCGGCCTGCTCAACGTCATCAACTTCGCGCACGGCGCGCTGTTCATGCTCGGCGCCGTCCTGACGTGGATGGCGATGGAGTATCTCGGCATCAACTACTGGGTGATGCTGATCGCGGCGCCCATCGTCATCGGCATCTTCGGCGTGCTGATCGAGCGGCTGCTGCTGCGCTGGATCTACAAGCTCGACCATCTCTACGGCCTGCTGCTCACGCTCGGCCTCACGCTGCTGATCGAAGGCGTGTTCCGCTCGGTCTACGGCGTGTCGGGCCTGCCTTACGACGCGCCCGATGCGCTCTCCAGCGCCACCGACCTCGGCTTCATGGTGCTGCCCAACTACCGCGCCTGGGTGGTGGTGGCGTCGCTCGTGGTGTGCTTCGCCACTTGGTACGTGATCGAGAAGACCCGCCTCGGCGCCTACCTGCGCGCCGGCACTGAAAACCCTCGCCTGGTGGAAGCCTTCGGCGTCAACGTGCCGCTGATGATCACGCTGACCTACGCCTTCGGCTGCGCGCTCGCCGCCTTCGCCGGCGTGCTGGCCGCGCCGGTCATCCAGGTGTCGCCGCTGATGGGGCAGAACCTCATCATCGTGGTGTTCGCGGTGGTCGTGATCGGCGGCATGGGCTCGATCATGGGCGCCATCCTCACCGGGCTGGGCCTTGGCGTGATCGAGGGGTTCACCAAGGTCTTCTATCCGGAAGCTTCTTCCACGGTCGTGTTCGTGATCATGGTCATCGTGCTGCTGATTCGCCCCGCCGGCCTGTTCGGCAAAGAAAAATAA
- a CDS encoding ABC transporter substrate-binding protein — MAAGAAQAQEKVKIGFITDMSSLYADVEGKNGALAIQMAIDDFGGKVNGMPIELLQADHQNKADIAASKAREWIDTQGLTMLFGGTSSGTGLAMAKVAQEKKRVFVVNGAGSSALTNEQCSPYTVHYAYDTVALAKGTGSAVIARGDKSWFFLTADYAFGQALEADASKVVKDKGGTVVGSVKHPLNTSDFSSFLLQAQNSKAQVLALANAGGDTQNAIKAAREFGITKTMKMVGLLVFVTDVHSLGLKNTEGLLLTTSWDWNLDDKTRAFGKRFFEKTKRMPTDIQAADYSATMTYLKAVQAAKTVDADAVMAQIKKTPIDDFYAKGYVREDGRFVHDMYLVQVKSPAESKQPWDYYKVVQKLKGEEVFTTKAESKCALWK; from the coding sequence ATGGCCGCCGGTGCGGCGCAAGCCCAGGAGAAGGTCAAGATCGGTTTCATCACCGACATGTCGAGCCTCTACGCGGACGTGGAGGGCAAGAACGGTGCTCTCGCGATCCAGATGGCCATCGATGACTTCGGCGGCAAGGTCAACGGCATGCCCATCGAGCTGCTGCAGGCCGACCACCAGAACAAGGCCGACATCGCCGCCTCCAAGGCGCGCGAGTGGATCGACACGCAGGGCCTGACGATGCTGTTCGGCGGCACCAGCTCGGGCACCGGCCTGGCCATGGCCAAGGTGGCGCAGGAGAAGAAGCGCGTGTTCGTGGTGAACGGCGCGGGCAGCTCGGCGCTCACCAACGAGCAGTGCAGCCCATACACCGTGCACTACGCCTACGACACCGTGGCGCTGGCCAAGGGCACCGGCAGCGCCGTGATTGCGCGCGGCGACAAGAGCTGGTTCTTCCTGACGGCCGACTACGCTTTCGGACAGGCGCTGGAAGCCGATGCCTCCAAGGTCGTGAAAGACAAGGGCGGCACCGTGGTGGGCAGCGTGAAGCATCCGCTGAACACGTCGGACTTCTCGTCGTTCCTGCTGCAGGCGCAGAATTCCAAGGCCCAGGTGCTGGCGCTCGCGAACGCGGGCGGCGACACCCAGAACGCGATCAAGGCGGCCAGGGAGTTCGGCATCACCAAGACCATGAAGATGGTCGGCCTTCTGGTGTTCGTGACCGACGTGCACAGCCTGGGCCTGAAGAACACCGAAGGCCTGCTGCTGACGACCAGCTGGGACTGGAACCTCGACGACAAGACGCGCGCCTTCGGCAAGCGCTTCTTCGAGAAGACCAAGCGCATGCCCACCGACATCCAGGCCGCCGACTACTCGGCCACCATGACCTACCTGAAGGCCGTGCAGGCCGCCAAGACCGTCGATGCCGACGCGGTGATGGCGCAGATCAAGAAGACGCCCATCGACGACTTCTACGCCAAGGGCTACGTGCGCGAGGACGGCCGCTTCGTGCACGACATGTACCTGGTGCAGGTGAAGTCGCCGGCCGAATCCAAGCAGCCGTGGGACTACTACAAGGTGGTCCAGAAGCTGAAGGGTGAAGAGGTCTTCACCACCAAGGCCGAAAGCAAGTGCGCATTGTGGAAGTAA
- a CDS encoding ABC transporter substrate-binding protein yields the protein MNKKKLGLIATAVGILAMSAGAVQAQEKVKIGFVTDLSSLYADLEGKGGATAIQMAIDDFGGKVLGQPIELLTADHQNKADIAASKAREWIDTAGVTMVFGGTNSGVALATAKVAEEKKRVYFNNGAGSSVLTNEQCSPYTIHYAYDTVALAKGTGAAVVDRGGKSWFFLTADYAFGHALEADTTKVVKEKGGTVVGAVRHPLNASDFSSFLLQAQNSKAQILGLANAGGDTINSIKAAKEFGINKTMKTAGLLVFLSDIHSLGLKNTEGLLHTTSWYWDLNDESRKFANRFFEKTKRMPTDVQAADYSATMTYLKAVAAAKTTDSDKVMAQLKSMKIDDFYGKGQIRADGSFIHDMYLVEVKSPAESKKPWDYLKVLKTLPGDQVFTTKAETKCALWK from the coding sequence ATGAACAAAAAGAAACTCGGCCTCATCGCAACCGCAGTCGGCATCCTCGCAATGAGCGCGGGCGCCGTGCAGGCGCAGGAAAAAGTGAAGATCGGCTTCGTCACCGACCTGTCGAGCCTGTATGCCGACCTCGAAGGCAAGGGCGGTGCCACCGCCATCCAGATGGCCATCGACGACTTCGGCGGCAAGGTGCTGGGCCAGCCCATCGAGCTGCTGACGGCCGACCACCAGAACAAGGCCGACATCGCCGCCTCCAAGGCGCGCGAGTGGATCGACACCGCCGGCGTGACCATGGTCTTCGGCGGCACCAACTCCGGCGTGGCGCTGGCCACCGCCAAGGTGGCGGAAGAAAAGAAGCGCGTGTACTTCAACAACGGCGCCGGCAGCTCGGTGCTCACCAACGAGCAGTGCAGCCCGTACACCATCCACTACGCCTACGACACCGTGGCGCTGGCCAAGGGCACGGGCGCGGCGGTGGTCGATCGCGGCGGCAAGAGCTGGTTCTTCCTGACGGCGGACTACGCCTTCGGCCATGCGCTCGAAGCCGACACCACCAAGGTCGTGAAAGAGAAGGGCGGCACCGTGGTGGGCGCCGTGCGCCATCCGCTGAACGCGTCGGACTTCTCTTCGTTCCTGCTGCAGGCGCAGAACTCCAAGGCGCAGATCCTGGGCCTGGCCAACGCCGGTGGCGACACCATCAACTCGATCAAGGCGGCCAAGGAGTTCGGCATCAACAAGACCATGAAGACCGCCGGCCTGCTGGTCTTCCTGAGCGACATCCACAGCCTGGGCCTGAAGAACACCGAAGGCCTGCTGCACACCACCAGCTGGTACTGGGACCTGAACGACGAGTCGCGCAAGTTCGCCAACCGCTTCTTCGAGAAGACCAAGCGCATGCCAACCGATGTGCAGGCCGCCGACTACTCGGCCACCATGACCTACCTGAAGGCCGTGGCCGCCGCCAAGACCACCGACTCCGACAAGGTGATGGCGCAGCTCAAGAGCATGAAGATCGACGACTTCTACGGCAAGGGCCAGATCCGCGCCGACGGCAGCTTCATCCACGACATGTACCTGGTCGAAGTGAAGTCGCCCGCCGAGTCGAAGAAGCCGTGGGACTACCTCAAGGTGCTCAAGACGCTGCCGGGCGACCAGGTCTTCACGACCAAGGCGGAAACCAAGTGCGCCCTCTGGAAGTAA
- a CDS encoding ABC transporter ATP-binding protein: MTAALEIKGLQAWYGESHVLHGVDMVVQPGEVVTLLGRNGAGRTTTLRAIMGLTGARKGSIEVNGKETIGMPTHRIAHLGIGYCPEERGIFASLSCEENLMLPPELKGAGQGMSVDEIYTMFPNLAERRHSQGTRLSGGEQQMLAVARILRTGAKLLLLDEISEGLAPVIVQALARMITTLRAKGYTIVMVEQNFRFAAPLADRFYVMEHGRIALTFGAAELEARMPVLTELLGV, encoded by the coding sequence ATGACCGCCGCACTCGAAATCAAGGGCCTGCAAGCCTGGTACGGCGAATCGCACGTGCTGCACGGCGTCGACATGGTCGTGCAGCCGGGCGAAGTCGTCACGCTGCTGGGCCGCAACGGCGCGGGCCGCACCACCACGCTGCGCGCCATCATGGGCCTGACCGGCGCGCGCAAGGGCAGCATCGAGGTCAACGGCAAAGAGACCATCGGCATGCCGACGCACCGCATCGCGCACCTGGGCATCGGCTACTGCCCGGAAGAGCGCGGCATCTTCGCCAGCCTTTCGTGCGAGGAAAACCTGATGCTGCCGCCCGAGCTGAAGGGCGCGGGGCAGGGCATGTCGGTCGACGAGATCTACACCATGTTCCCCAACCTGGCCGAGCGCCGCCACAGCCAGGGCACGCGCCTGTCGGGTGGCGAGCAGCAGATGCTGGCCGTGGCGCGCATCCTGCGCACCGGCGCCAAGCTGCTGCTGCTCGACGAGATTTCAGAAGGCCTGGCGCCGGTCATCGTGCAGGCGCTGGCCCGCATGATCACCACGCTGCGCGCCAAGGGCTACACCATCGTCATGGTGGAGCAGAACTTCCGCTTTGCCGCGCCGCTGGCCGACCGCTTCTACGTGATGGAGCACGGCCGCATCGCGCTGACTTTCGGCGCGGCGGAGCTGGAAGCCAGGATGCCGGTGCTCACCGAGTTGCTCGGCGTCTAG
- a CDS encoding ABC transporter ATP-binding protein produces MSDVILETRQLTKEFKGFTAVSKVNLSVVRGSIHALIGPNGAGKTTCFNLLTKFLEPTTGTILFNGQDITRERPAQIARRGIIRSFQISAVFPHLTLLENVRLGLQRRLGTSYHFWKSEKSLKPLDARARELLAEVGLEELADEQTVNLPYGRKRALEIATTLAMEPELMLLDEPTQGMGHEDVHRVAELIKRVSAGRTILMVEHNMSVVSTIADTITVLQRGAVLAEGPYAEVSKNPQVMEAYMGTTDGEMQGAH; encoded by the coding sequence ATGAGCGACGTCATCCTCGAAACACGCCAGCTCACCAAGGAGTTCAAAGGGTTCACCGCGGTCAGCAAGGTCAACCTGTCGGTGGTGCGCGGCTCGATCCATGCGCTCATCGGCCCCAACGGCGCCGGCAAGACGACCTGCTTCAACCTGCTCACGAAGTTCCTCGAGCCGACCACCGGCACGATCCTCTTCAATGGACAGGACATCACGCGCGAGCGACCGGCGCAGATCGCGCGGCGCGGCATCATCCGCTCGTTCCAGATCTCGGCCGTGTTCCCGCACCTCACGCTGCTGGAGAACGTGCGGCTCGGCCTGCAGCGCCGGCTCGGCACCTCGTACCATTTCTGGAAGAGCGAGAAGTCGCTCAAGCCGTTGGATGCCAGGGCCCGCGAACTGCTGGCTGAAGTCGGCCTGGAAGAACTGGCCGACGAGCAGACCGTGAACCTGCCCTACGGCCGCAAGCGCGCGCTCGAGATCGCGACCACGCTGGCCATGGAACCCGAGCTGATGCTGCTCGACGAGCCCACGCAGGGCATGGGCCATGAAGACGTGCACCGCGTGGCCGAGCTCATCAAGCGCGTGTCGGCAGGGCGCACCATCCTGATGGTGGAGCACAACATGAGCGTGGTCTCGACCATCGCCGACACCATCACCGTGCTCCAGCGCGGCGCGGTGCTGGCCGAGGGGCCGTACGCGGAAGTCTCGAAGAACCCGCAGGTGATGGAAGCCTACATGGGCACCACCGACGGCGAAATGCAAGGTGCCCACTGA
- a CDS encoding AGE family epimerase/isomerase, whose protein sequence is MLNFRSPDFLTDHVLHTLSFYEPRCIDASGGFFHFYKDDGTVYDMRTRHLVSSTRFVFNNAMAYRHFGNPAHLAAARHGLAFLQSGHAQPGGGYAWQIDWHQQRATVQDSTCHCYGLAFVLLAHSHALMAGIEEAHAGIIHTWDLMERHFWEPRHQLYADEATADWRVGAYRGQNANMHACEAMLAAYEATHDTRYLDRALVLAESITGRQAALADGLVWEHYREDWSIDWDYNRDDKTNIFRPWGFQTGHLTEWAKLLLQLERHLAAAGRKADWILPRAQHFFDTAMFRGWDADNGGLVYGFAPDGTVCDGDKYFWVQAESFAAAALLAVRTGESGYWDWYDSIWAYSWEHFVDHRHGAWYRILSPRNKKINDEKSPAGKTDYHTMGACYDVLRALKTSAK, encoded by the coding sequence ATGCTGAATTTCCGCTCTCCCGACTTCCTGACCGATCACGTGCTGCACACGCTGTCGTTCTACGAGCCGCGCTGCATCGACGCCTCGGGCGGCTTCTTCCATTTCTACAAGGACGACGGCACGGTGTACGACATGCGCACGCGGCACCTGGTGAGCAGCACGCGCTTCGTCTTCAACAATGCGATGGCCTACCGGCACTTCGGCAACCCGGCGCACCTGGCGGCGGCGCGGCACGGCTTGGCCTTCCTGCAGAGCGGCCACGCGCAACCCGGCGGCGGCTATGCGTGGCAGATCGACTGGCACCAGCAGCGCGCCACGGTGCAGGACAGCACCTGCCATTGCTACGGCCTGGCCTTCGTGCTGCTGGCGCATTCCCATGCGCTGATGGCCGGCATCGAAGAGGCCCATGCCGGGATCATCCACACCTGGGACCTGATGGAGCGGCACTTCTGGGAGCCGCGCCACCAGCTCTACGCTGACGAGGCCACGGCCGACTGGCGCGTGGGCGCCTACCGCGGGCAGAACGCCAACATGCATGCCTGCGAGGCGATGCTGGCCGCCTACGAGGCCACGCACGACACCCGCTACCTCGACCGCGCGCTGGTGCTGGCGGAATCCATCACCGGCCGGCAGGCCGCGCTGGCGGACGGGCTGGTGTGGGAGCACTACCGCGAAGACTGGTCGATCGACTGGGACTACAACCGCGACGACAAGACCAACATCTTCAGGCCCTGGGGCTTCCAGACCGGCCACCTGACGGAGTGGGCCAAGCTGCTGCTGCAGCTGGAGCGCCACCTTGCCGCTGCCGGCCGCAAGGCCGACTGGATACTGCCGCGCGCGCAGCACTTCTTCGACACCGCCATGTTCCGCGGCTGGGACGCGGACAACGGCGGGCTGGTCTACGGCTTCGCGCCCGACGGCACCGTGTGCGATGGCGACAAGTATTTCTGGGTGCAGGCAGAGAGCTTCGCGGCAGCCGCGCTGCTGGCGGTGCGCACCGGCGAATCGGGCTACTGGGACTGGTACGACAGCATCTGGGCGTACAGCTGGGAGCACTTCGTCGACCACCGCCACGGCGCCTGGTATCGCATCCTCTCGCCGCGCAACAAGAAGATCAACGACGAGAAGAGCCCGGCCGGCAAGACCGACTATCACACCATGGGCGCCTGCTACGACGTGCTGCGCGCACTGAAGACCTCCGCCAAGTAA
- a CDS encoding DHA2 family efflux MFS transporter permease subunit, translated as MATAAPAYIAHPPLEGAARVWGTVALSAATFMNVLDSSIANVSLPAISGDLGVSTTQGTWVITSFAVANAIAVPLTGFMTQRFGQVRLFMASVILFMVASLLCGLAPNMTTLIAFRALQGFVAGPMIPLSQTLLLSSYPRAKAGLAMAMWSMTTLVAPVMGPLLGGWITDNISWPWIFYINIPVGIVAAAITWALYRKRESSTHRVPIDAIGLALLVLWVGSLQLMLDKGKELDWFHSAQIVTLAVVAVVGFAFFLVWELTDKHPVVDLSLFKRRNFWSGAVATAVAYGLFFGNVVLLPLWLQQWMGYTATQAGMIMAPVGLLAIFFSPVVGLTVAKIDPRRYATFSFLVFALVLWMRSNFNTQADFVTIIIPTVIQGIAMAFFFIPLVTITLSGLTPDRIPAASGLSNFLRITAGAMGTSITTTLWENRAALHHSQLSEAVNQGNNAATNAMSGLASSGFSTEQVLGQLNRIVDQQSFMLATNDIFYASAILFLLLIPLVWLARPQKGGAGGDAAAGAH; from the coding sequence ATGGCCACCGCTGCTCCTGCTTACATTGCGCATCCGCCGCTCGAGGGCGCAGCCCGCGTCTGGGGCACGGTCGCGCTGTCTGCGGCAACTTTCATGAACGTGCTCGATTCGTCGATCGCGAACGTGTCGTTGCCTGCCATCTCGGGCGACCTGGGCGTGAGCACCACGCAAGGCACCTGGGTCATCACCAGCTTCGCGGTGGCCAACGCCATCGCGGTGCCGCTCACCGGCTTCATGACGCAGCGCTTCGGGCAGGTGCGCCTGTTCATGGCGAGCGTGATCCTGTTCATGGTCGCCTCGCTGCTGTGCGGCCTGGCGCCCAACATGACGACGCTGATCGCGTTTCGCGCGCTGCAGGGCTTCGTCGCGGGGCCGATGATCCCGCTGTCGCAGACGCTGCTGCTGTCAAGCTACCCGCGCGCCAAGGCGGGCCTGGCGATGGCCATGTGGTCGATGACCACGCTGGTCGCGCCGGTGATGGGGCCGCTGCTGGGCGGCTGGATCACCGACAACATCTCGTGGCCGTGGATCTTCTACATCAACATCCCCGTGGGCATCGTCGCGGCGGCCATCACCTGGGCGCTGTACCGCAAGCGCGAGAGCAGCACGCACAGGGTGCCGATCGACGCCATCGGCCTCGCGCTGCTGGTGCTGTGGGTGGGCTCGCTGCAGCTGATGCTCGACAAGGGCAAGGAGCTCGACTGGTTCCACTCGGCGCAGATCGTGACGCTGGCGGTGGTGGCCGTGGTCGGTTTCGCGTTCTTCCTGGTCTGGGAGCTGACCGACAAGCACCCCGTGGTCGACCTGTCGCTGTTCAAGCGCCGCAACTTCTGGTCTGGCGCGGTGGCAACGGCCGTGGCCTACGGCCTGTTCTTCGGCAACGTGGTGCTGCTGCCGCTGTGGCTGCAGCAGTGGATGGGCTACACCGCGACGCAGGCGGGGATGATCATGGCGCCCGTGGGGCTGCTGGCGATCTTCTTCTCGCCGGTGGTGGGCCTCACGGTGGCCAAGATCGACCCGCGGCGCTATGCGACCTTCTCGTTCCTGGTGTTCGCGCTGGTGCTGTGGATGCGGTCGAACTTCAACACCCAGGCCGACTTCGTCACCATCATCATCCCGACGGTGATCCAGGGCATCGCGATGGCGTTCTTCTTCATCCCGCTGGTGACCATCACGCTGTCGGGCCTCACGCCGGACCGCATCCCGGCCGCATCGGGGTTGTCCAACTTCCTGCGGATCACGGCGGGCGCGATGGGCACGTCGATCACCACCACGCTGTGGGAAAACCGCGCGGCGCTGCATCACTCGCAGCTGTCCGAGGCGGTGAACCAGGGCAACAACGCGGCGACCAATGCGATGTCGGGCCTGGCGAGCAGCGGTTTCAGCACCGAGCAGGTGCTGGGCCAGCTGAACCGCATCGTCGACCAGCAGTCGTTCATGCTGGCCACGAACGACATCTTCTATGCGTCGGCGATCCTGTTCCTGCTGCTGATCCCGCTGGTGTGGCTTGCAAGGCCGCAGAAGGGCGGCGCGGGCGGCGACGCCGCAGCCGGCGCGCACTGA
- a CDS encoding HlyD family secretion protein → MSDNNTPTPAAAAAPAAAEAPASNGKRRRALTALAAVVIVAGGGWGLYEWLVASHYEDTDNAYVSGNVIQITPQIGGTVMAINADDTDFVKAGQPLVQLDPADAKVALEQAEAALAQAVRQVRTLYANNGSLAAQVTLRQSDIVKAQSDVAKAQDDLQRRRALSGNGAVSKEELNHAETQLDTARSQLAAAQAGVVAAKEALVSNQSLTEGTSVAQHPSVLAAAAKVREAYLATQRVAMPAPVDGYVAKRTVQLGQRVAAGTPMMSIVPLNQLWVDANFKEVQLRNIRIDQPVKLTADVYGKKVEYTGKVAGLGVGTGSAFALLPAQNATGNWIKVVQRVPVRIALDPEQLKANPLRIGLSMDAEIDISSKSGKMLADAPRPAALVQTQVYSQLDRGADAEVDRIVSANLGRGAPATAASPAKAAPAGASVAVQGQPG, encoded by the coding sequence ATGAGCGATAACAACACTCCGACGCCCGCTGCAGCCGCAGCTCCCGCCGCTGCGGAGGCGCCCGCCAGCAACGGCAAGCGCCGCCGCGCACTCACCGCGCTTGCCGCGGTGGTCATCGTCGCCGGCGGCGGCTGGGGCCTCTACGAATGGCTGGTCGCCAGCCACTACGAGGACACCGACAACGCCTACGTGTCGGGCAACGTGATCCAGATCACCCCGCAGATCGGCGGCACCGTCATGGCCATCAACGCCGACGACACCGACTTCGTGAAGGCCGGCCAGCCGCTGGTGCAGCTCGACCCGGCCGACGCCAAGGTGGCGCTCGAGCAGGCCGAGGCCGCGCTCGCGCAGGCCGTGCGCCAGGTGCGCACGCTGTACGCCAACAACGGCTCGCTGGCCGCGCAGGTCACGCTGCGCCAGTCCGACATCGTGAAGGCGCAGAGCGACGTCGCCAAGGCGCAGGACGACCTGCAGCGCCGCCGCGCGCTGTCGGGCAACGGCGCCGTGTCGAAGGAAGAACTCAACCACGCCGAGACGCAGCTCGACACCGCCAGGAGCCAGCTCGCGGCGGCGCAGGCCGGCGTGGTCGCCGCCAAGGAAGCGCTGGTCAGCAACCAGTCGCTGACCGAAGGCACCAGCGTGGCCCAGCACCCCAGCGTGCTGGCCGCCGCCGCCAAGGTGCGCGAGGCCTACCTCGCCACGCAGCGCGTGGCCATGCCCGCGCCGGTCGACGGCTACGTCGCCAAGCGCACCGTGCAGCTCGGCCAGCGCGTGGCCGCAGGCACGCCGATGATGTCGATCGTGCCGCTCAACCAGCTGTGGGTCGACGCCAACTTCAAGGAAGTGCAGCTGCGCAACATCCGCATCGACCAGCCCGTGAAGCTCACCGCCGACGTCTACGGCAAGAAGGTCGAGTACACCGGCAAGGTGGCCGGCCTGGGCGTGGGCACCGGCAGCGCCTTTGCGCTGCTGCCCGCGCAGAACGCCACCGGCAACTGGATCAAGGTGGTGCAGCGCGTGCCCGTGCGCATCGCGCTCGACCCGGAACAGCTGAAGGCCAACCCGCTGCGCATCGGCCTGTCGATGGATGCCGAGATCGACATCTCGTCCAAGAGCGGCAAGATGCTGGCCGACGCGCCGCGCCCTGCCGCGCTGGTGCAGACGCAGGTCTACAGCCAGCTCGACCGCGGCGCCGACGCCGAAGTGGACCGCATCGTCTCGGCCAACCTCGGCCGCGGCGCGCCCGCCACGGCCGCGTCACCGGCCAAGGCCGCGCCCGCCGGTGCATCGGTGGCCGTGCAAGGCCAGCCGGGCTGA